Proteins encoded in a region of the Sugiyamaella lignohabitans strain CBS 10342 chromosome B, complete sequence genome:
- the IES2 gene encoding Ies2p (Protein that associates with the INO80 chromatin remodeling complex; associates with the INO80 complex under low-salt conditions; essential for growth under anaerobic conditions; protein abundance increases in response to DNA replication stress; GO_component: GO:0031011 - Ino80 complex [Evidence IEA]; GO_component: GO:0031011 - Ino80 complex [Evidence IPI] [PMID 24034245]; GO_component: GO:0005634 - nucleus [Evidence IEA,IEA]; GO_component: GO:0005634 - nucleus [Evidence IDA] [PMID 14562095]; GO_function: GO:0003677 - DNA binding [Evidence IEA]; GO_function: GO:0003674 - molecular_function [Evidence ND]; GO_process: GO:0006281 - DNA repair [Evidence IEA]; GO_process: GO:0008150 - biological_process [Evidence ND]; GO_process: GO:0006974 - cellular response to DNA damage stimulus [Evidence IEA]; GO_process: GO:0016568 - chromatin modification [Evidence IEA]; GO_process: GO:0006355 - regulation of transcription, DNA-templated [Evidence IEA]; GO_process: GO:0006351 - transcription, DNA-templated [Evidence IEA]), which yields MAKIKEIDDGESSDLSELSSNDEALAEEVESDVEGSDAGESSANEAASDPDEDAISASEQEASGDDVSVVDDDSDEEEIEETTVKSAVSSDINEDDDEEVEDDEDEDEDESEGNLEAESDEDVEIEEDEEDDEEFEDDEVPELESKTTRKRGAQSSISTSSTSKSKPTKLVLKFDKNNSKLKSKSASPITNETPVSRTTSSQGRHSSRSRQTKNKHAQNPNSNELDRPAARSSRNRRQIIEDDSEELPPTPSTLDTNNDMYMDEEDETGYDSTSTPDITKMTARQRARFVSETPDDYLELQIETTKKKVLTEEELLLRRAELTRRRKNLSERRLEEEKQDTLDKLLKKRQPKSRKLITDETSALEDDSDRAAPNKKSRLIKHHPALTTWVSSSKGFTLSFPQEWQGQPFAL from the coding sequence ATGGctaaaataaaagagaTTGATGATGGCGAGTCATCAGACTTATCAGAGCTATCTAGTAACGATGAAGCTTTGGCTGAAGAAGTCGAATCAGATGTCGAAGGTAGCGATGCTGGCGAATCCAGTGCAAATGAAGCAGCTAGCGACCCTGACGAAGATGCAATTAGTGCGAGCGAACAAGAAGCTAGCGGGGATGATGTCAGTGTTGTCGACGATGAcagtgatgaagaagaaatagaGGAGACAACTGTTAAATCAGCCGTGTCATCCGATATcaatgaagacgacgatgaggaagttgaggacgacgaggatgaagatgaagacgaatcCGAAGGAAATCTCGAGGCAGaatcagatgaagatgttgaaattgaagaagacgaagaggatgatgaagaatttgaagatgacgaggtgCCAGAACTTGAATCTAAAACAACTCGCAAACGAGGCGCCCAGAGTTCGATTAGCACGTCATCCACTAGCAAATCAAAGCCCACAAAGCTGGTCCTCAAAtttgataaaaataattcaaaattaaaatcaaaatctgCTTCGCCGATAACAAATGAAACCCCGGTATCAAGGACTACTTCTTCTCAGGGCAGGCATTCGTCTCGTTCTCGGCAGACAAAAAATAAGCATGCTCAAAATCCTAATTCTAATGAACTAGACCGTCCAGCTGCTCGATCATCCCGTAACCGAAGGCAAATAATAGAAGATGACAGTGAAGAACTGCCCCCAACACCTAGTACCCTAGATACGAACAACGACATGTATATggatgaggaggatgagACCGGTTATGATAGTACATCCACTCCTGACATTACAAAGATGACCGCTCGTCAGCGGGCAAGGTTTGTTTCTGAGACTCCTGATGATTATCTCGAACTGCAGATTGAGACCACTAAGAAAAAGGTGCTTACTGAAGAGGAGCTTTTGCTCCGGCGGGCAGAGCTTACAAGGCGAAGAAAAAACCTGTCCGAAAGACgacttgaagaagaaaagcaGGATACATTGGACAAGCTTTTAAAAAAGAGGCAGCCGAAAAGTCGAAAACTTATCACGGACGAGACATCAGCTTTAGAAGATGATAGTGATCGGGCAGCTCCAAATAAAAAGTCGCGTCTCATAAAACATCATCCTGCTCTAACGACTTGGGTCTCGTCTAGTAAAGGCTTTACTTTGAGTTTCCCACAGGAATGGCAGGGGCAACCATTTGCACTGTAG
- the VID27 gene encoding Vid27p (Cytoplasmic hypothetical protein; possibly involved in vacuolar protein degradation; not essential for proteasome-dependent degradation of fructose-1,6-bisphosphatase (FBPase); null mutants exhibit normal growth; GO_component: GO:0005737 - cytoplasm [Evidence IEA,IEA]; GO_component: GO:0005737 - cytoplasm [Evidence IDA] [PMID 14562095]; GO_function: GO:0003674 - molecular_function [Evidence ND]; GO_process: GO:0008150 - biological_process [Evidence ND]), with the protein MNFLRKLLATSPKEELAVIPAGQLFLARLPSTPKGVHECIFKDAVMSIRRTSNDYHYQLVVQRVYEEGEESLADNDEDGSELDENKDEWAFLVDEALQISYFSEQDGRVVVSWLDTSGEPGDRFEFICDANTKPNVFDHFDQTAKICQYERKYQVPFEGDPETDLTEFDFEVEAPSQTEEPVQLAGEPLQETQDSKLGSSTLESPSTPTRQKGPGSLDNTGRPSTTEITANTQQTSAKHLSATESSLTTKGPQTPAKQKEPEPPQKTVKPPIEGTLISSHKASFHLFDPVTSSFVEQNESVDVRIVEIGKFEYLIEARSGDDSLLAVAVDPDLNPCFNFEHLSFIFNYFTESSVFSFLFKFDDFNLLSEFQQSFMIAMWETSNKQKWSSIGDNDHKFMTEQFEEMAIDEKEDDEEEDSETEEDSSKGFSKPADYDEDEEYDKEERFEAEGKNSQLAVGMTNDRSYVVRGNKIGVFKQTANNDLEFTTSIDNIGTSNGKSFSPKKVMLHTQDRSLVLQDPDSLSKLFRMDLEYGKVIDEWTVDENTSVRSFEPSKKFSQTTGEQTFLGISDNGLFRIDPRLSGDKLVQSEHKKYATKNNMFNVLTTTEGGHIAVATQKGDIRLYDRLGVNAKTQLPAFGDAIIGIDASPDGRWILATCKTYLLLIDAEIKEGKYEGTTGFMRSFGKDSKPRPKRLQISPQHVAFMQGETGKPLSFTKAYFNTGHDAKVQTVVTSSGPYVITWSLKKIWRGDREPYLIKRYESNVTADNFKFGTDKNVIISLEDDVGMVSRSTFRKPTRESLATPARRVQALSRNSIVNSPF; encoded by the coding sequence ATGAACTTTCTAAGAAAATTGTTGGCCACTtcaccaaaagaagagcttgCAGTCATCCCTGCTGGTCAACTATTCCTGGCACGACTTCCGAGTACTCCTAAAGGCGTCCATGAATGTATTTTTAAAGATGCGGTAATGTCTATCCGCCGAACCTCCAACGATTATCACTATCAGCTTGTAGTACAAAGAGTTTATGAGGAAGGAGAAGAGAGCCTAGCAGATaatgacgaagatggaAGTGAATTAGATGAGAATAAAGACGAATGGGCATTCCTAGTAGATGAAGCCTTGCAGATCAGCTACTTTTCTGAACAGGATGGCAGAGTCGTTGTTTCATGGTTGGATACAAGTGGCGAACCCGGTGATCGGTTTGAATTCATCTGTGATGCTAATACCAAACCAAATGTGTTTGATCATTTTGATCAAACTGCTAAAATCTGCCAATATGAGCGGAAGTACCAAGTTCCATTTGAAGGGGATCCAGAGACTGATTTGACagagtttgattttgaggTAGAGGCGCCCTCACAGACTGAAGAGCCAGTTCAACTTGCAGGAGAACCACTACAAGAAACCCAGGATTCAAAACTTGGATCGTCCACTTTGGAATCACCAAGTACTCCCACTAGACAGAAGGGACCTGGCTCTTTGGATAATACAGGACGACCATCCACAACTGAGATTACCGCTAATACCCAACAGACGTCTGCAAAGCACCTATCCGCAACTGAGAGTAGTCTAACAACAAAAGGACCACAAACCCCAGCTAAGCAAAAAGAGCCTGAACCTCCCCAGAAGACCGTCAAGCCTCCAATCGAAGGAACTCTAATTAGCAGCCACAAAGCTTCGTTCCATTTATTCGACCCTGTTACTTCAAGTTTTGTTGAACAAAATGAATCTGTTGATGTACGAATCGTCGAAATTGGTAAATTCGAGTATTTAATTGAAGCCCGTTCTGGTGACGACAGCCTTTTAGCAGTTGCTGTCGATCCCGATCTCAATCCCTGCTTCAACTTTGAGCACCTgtcatttattttcaattacTTCACTGAATCAAGTGTCTTCTCGTTCTTGTTCAAATTCGATGACTTTAATTTACTCTCGGAGTTTCAGCAATCTTTTATGATTGCAATGTGGGAGACAAGCAATAAACAGAAGTGGTCTAGTATCGGAGATAATGATCACAAGTTCATGACCGAACAGTTTGAAGAGATGGCGATAGAcgagaaagaagatgacgaagaggaggattctgaaactgaagaagatagtAGTAAAGGCTTTAGTAAACCAGCGGActatgatgaagatgaggagtATGACAAAGAAGAGCGATTTGAAGCAGAGGGTAAGAATAGTCAGTTAGCTGTCGGTATGACCAATGATCGTTCTTATGTCGTGAGGGGTAATAAAATCGGTGTTTTCAAACAGACTGCAAATAATGACCTTGAGTTTACTACCTCAATTGATAACATCGGTACTTCAAATGGTAAGTCTTTCTCCCCTAAGAAAGTCATGCTACATACCCAGGATAGATCATTAGTTCTACAAGATCCTGATTCTTTGTCAAAGTTATTTCGCATGGACTTGGAGTATGGTAAAGTTATTGATGAATGGACTGTGGATGAAAATACGTCAGTCAGAAGTTTCGAGCCATCCAAGAAATTTTCACAGACAACCGGTGAACAAACATTCCTGGGTATCTCCGACAATGGCCTCTTCCGTATTGACCCCCGTCTTTCTGGTGACAAACTGGTCCAAAGCGAGCACAAGAAATATGCGACTAAGAACAATATGTTCAATGTTCTGACCACTACCGAAGGTGGCCATATTGCTGTGGCTACACAAAAGGGTGATATTAGACTTTACGATAGACTAGGTGTCAATGCCAAGACTCAATTGCCTGCATTTGGTGATGCTATCATTGGCATCGACGCATCTCCAGATGGTCGCTGGATCTTGGCCACTTGTAAAAcctatcttcttcttatcGATGCTGAAATTAAAGAAGGCAAATATGAGGGTACCACTGGTTTTATGCGTTCTTTTGGTAAAGACTCGAAGCCTAGACCCAAACGTCTACAGATCAGCCCTCAACATGTTGCTTTCATGCAGGGAGAAACGGGAAAACCTCTCAGCTTCACCAAAGCTTACTTTAACACTGGTCATGATGCTAAAGTTCAGACTGTGGTAACAAGTTCGGGTCCATATGTTATTACATGGAGTCTGAAAAAGATCTGGAGAGGCGACAGAGAACCGTACCTTATCAAGAGATACGAATCCAATGTTACTGCTGACAATTTTAAATTCGGCACTGATAAGAATGTCATTATTTCTCTCGAAGACGATGTTGGTATGGTTAGCCGGAGCACATTCCGTAAACCCACAAGAGAGTCACTAGCAACTCCTGCCAGGCGAGTGCAGGCCTTGTCCAGGAACAGTATAGTAAATAGTCCGTTTTAA
- a CDS encoding gag-pol fusion protein (Retrotransposon TYA Gag and TYB Pol genes; transcribed/translated as one unit; polyprotein is processed to make a nucleocapsid-like protein (Gag), reverse transcriptase (RT), protease (PR), and integrase (IN); similar to retroviral genes; GO_component: GO:0005737 - cytoplasm [Evidence IEA,IEA,IEA]; GO_component: GO:0005634 - nucleus [Evidence IEA,IEA]; GO_component: GO:0005634 - nucleus [Evidence IDA] [PMID 9448009]; GO_component: GO:0000943 - retrotransposon nucleocapsid [Evidence ISS] [PMID 9582191]; GO_function: GO:0005524 - ATP binding [Evidence IEA]; GO_function: GO:0003677 - DNA binding [Evidence IEA]; GO_function: GO:0003887 - DNA-directed DNA polymerase activity [Evidence IEA,IEA]; GO_function: GO:0003887 - DNA-directed DNA polymerase activity [Evidence ISS] [PMID 9582191]; GO_function: GO:0003723 - RNA binding [Evidence IEA,IEA]; GO_function: GO:0003723 - RNA binding [Evidence ISS] [PMID 9582191]; GO_function: GO:0004523 - RNA-DNA hybrid ribonuclease activity [Evidence IEA]; GO_function: GO:0003964 - RNA-directed DNA polymerase activity [Evidence IEA,IEA]; GO_function: GO:0003964 - RNA-directed DNA polymerase activity [Evidence ISS] [PMID 9582191]; GO_function: GO:0004190 - aspartic-type endopeptidase activity [Evidence IEA]; GO_function: GO:0003824 - catalytic activity [Evidence IEA]; GO_function: GO:0004519 - endonuclease activity [Evidence IEA]; GO_function: GO:0016787 - hydrolase activity [Evidence IEA]; GO_function: GO:0046872 - metal ion binding [Evidence IEA]; GO_function: GO:0004518 - nuclease activity [Evidence IEA]; GO_function: GO:0003676 - nucleic acid binding [Evidence IEA]; GO_function: GO:0000166 - nucleotide binding [Evidence IEA]; GO_function: GO:0016779 - nucleotidyltransferase activity [Evidence IEA]; GO_function: GO:0008233 - peptidase activity [Evidence IEA]; GO_function: GO:0008233 - peptidase activity [Evidence ISS] [PMID 9582191]; GO_function: GO:0004540 - ribonuclease activity [Evidence ISS] [PMID 9582191]; GO_function: GO:0016740 - transferase activity [Evidence IEA]; GO_process: GO:0015074 - DNA integration [Evidence IEA,IEA]; GO_process: GO:0006310 - DNA recombination [Evidence IEA]; GO_process: GO:0006261 - DNA-dependent DNA replication [Evidence IEA,IEA]; GO_process: GO:0090502 - RNA phosphodiester bond hydrolysis, endonucleolytic [Evidence IEA]; GO_process: GO:0006278 - RNA-dependent DNA replication [Evidence IEA,IEA]; GO_process: GO:0008152 - metabolic process [Evidence IEA]; GO_process: GO:0090305 - nucleic acid phosphodiester bond hydrolysis [Evidence IEA]; GO_process: GO:0006508 - proteolysis [Evidence IEA]; GO_process: GO:0032196 - transposition [Evidence IEA]; GO_process: GO:0032197 - transposition, RNA-mediated [Evidence ISS] [PMID 9582191]; GO_process: GO:0019076 - viral release from host cell [Evidence IEA]), translating into MSGESRIAPVESQEEAVQKFMNQLPPELKAEFETIRPFLTPSFPEVTSNQNTGKCPLPAHFTVASAPSFITSAKRWIAANQMTMGYEQLFNIIMGLLPTSTYKNRALQWYSEDQPYPWDELWNLLKQQHALLETKAYAKFNAMKCDKVADYPAFVEKAILEATNTTIPDRNIITTLINAAPSVRLRTALTTLHGDNPHISLDDFAERSQLRVNEVLVESQHKSTLKKWCSIHKNRGHNTKDCSRQTNKRHNTRNPESGKRPVEATATSQESIQSVTFSHDAEMINRINQSLEKDPKYSKILQHFRNPQHSPFPGDKKDKLCYSYENYILSYLGKIVVGADEDLHEDLIKLFHDHWIGGHHGVRRTRQELTKVFTWPNISEYVEKYVKSCVTCQKFRIRDHAPYGLLEPLPIPDRPFQSISLDFVTTLLESGPQESTQILVIVDRFSKYVQCYPCSTNTNAIELATCMKDYFDRFGRPDTIISDRGTQFTSNFWRSFTASRDIKLQFSTAYHPQTDGQTERMNGEVIRHIAKYINPQHNNWSELLSEATFAINTTYDESIKNSPYKVVFGFEPNIHFNFKAAEAYPTMEANLAHQADLHNSTKEIIRHSQQQQATYHNKHRIHKVFKMTDRVLLSTDKLNYDRGPKRKFDRKWIGPFTIAAKVNDNAYRLLLPKSWRINPVFNVDQLELYEENLVHRKKYGTHIEEEIDFYDNNPLGITDLIRTEPFGKQVFYLASVRTKYATESQYFTLHGLKDYKDLVWLLHDRSPTDPKPPHLQTFLNHLEAGS; encoded by the coding sequence atGTCAGGGGAGTCTCGAATTGCCCCTGTTGAATCCCAAGAGGAGGCTGTACAAAAATTCATGAACCAACTACCTCCGGAATTAAAAGCAGAGTTCGAAACAATCCGTCCATTCCTGACACCATCCTTTCCTGAGGTCACATCGAACCAAAACACGGGTAAATGCCCGTTACCTGCCCATTTTACAGTTGCATCGGCTCCTAGTTTTATCACTTCTGCAAAAAGATGGATTGCAGCCAATCAGATGACTATGGGGTATGAACAGCtgttcaatatcattatGGGGCTCCTACCCACATCGACCTATAAAAACAGAGCACTTCAGTGGTACAGCGAGGACCAGCCATACCCTTGGGACGAATTGTGGAACCTCCTGAAACAACAACATGCACTTTTGGAAACGAAAGCGTATGCGAAATTCAACGCAATGAAATGTGACAAAGTGGCTGACTACCCCGCATTTGTAGAAAAAGCGATTCTAGAAGCGACCAATACAACTATTCCGGATAGAAATATTATCACTACTTTGATAAACGCGGCTCCGAGTGTTCGCCTCCGAACGGCACTAACCACACTCCATGGCGACAACCCGCATATCTCTTTAGATGATTTTGCAGAAAGAAGCCAACTACGTGTAAATGAAGTCCTAGTAGAATCGCAACACAAATCTACATTGAAGAAATGGTGCTCAATTCACAAAAATCGCGGACACAACACAAAGGACTGCAGTAGACAGACGAACAAACGTCATAATACACGCAATCCCGAATCCGGGAAACGACCGGTGGAAGCGACAGCTACTTCTCAAGAGTCAATACAATCTGTGACCTTTTCGCACGACGCCGAGATGATCAATCGGATAAATCAGTCTCTGGAGAAAGATCCTAAGTACTCAAAGATTCTTCAACACTTCCGTAATCCCCAACACAGTCCATTCCCAGGCGACAAGAAGGATAAACTTTGTTATTCTTATgaaaattatattttgagTTACCTGGGAAAAATTGTCGTAGGAGCGGATGAAGATTTACATGAGGATTTGATCAAACTTTTCCACGATCATTGGATTGGCGGTCATCACGGTGTTCGTCGCACGAGACAAGAATTAACTAAAGTTTTCACATGGCCCAACATCAGCGAGTACGTGGAAAAATACGTCAAAAGCTGCGTGACATGTCAAAAATTCCGAATACGCGACCACGCACCATACGGCCTCCTAGAGCCTTTACCGATCCCCGATCGCCCTTTCCAATCCATATCATTAGATTTTGTAACGACCTTGCTGGAATCTGGTCCCCAAGAGTCAACCCAAATTCTAGTGATTGTTGACCGCTTCAGTAAATACGTCCAGTGTTACCCATGctccaccaacaccaacgCCATAGAACTCGCAACGTGTATGAAAGACTACTTCGACCGCTTTGGCCGTCCCGACACCATCATCTCGGATAGAGGCACGCAATTTACATCAAACTTTTGGCGATCATTCACCGCGAGTCGAGATATTAAACTTCAGTTCTCCACGGCATACCACCCTCAGACGGATGGTCAGACAGAACGCATGAACGGGGAAGTCATACGCCATATCGCGAAATATATCAACCCTCAACACAACAATTGGTCTGAGTTATTGTCGGAAGCCACCTTTGCCATCAACACCACTTATGATGAATCTATCAAGAACAGCCCTTATAAGGTAGTGTTTGGGTTCGAACCCAATATACATTTCAATTTTAAAGCCGCGGAAGCTTATCCAACAATGGAAGCCAACTTAGCACACCAGGCTGACCTCCACAACAGTACTAAGGAAATAATTCGACAcagccaacagcagcaagctACGTATCACAACAAGCATCGAATTCACAAAGTTTTCAAAATGACGGATCGAGTTTTACTTTCCACGGATAAGCTTAACTATGACCGAGGTCCAAAACGCAAATTCGATAGGAAATGGATTGGACCCTTTACAATTGCGGCAAAAGTCAACGACAATGCCTACCGTCTATTGTTACCCAAGTCTTGGCGCATTAACCCTGTGTTCAACGTAGACCAATTGGAACTCTATGAGGAAAATTTGGTGCATCGGAAGAAATATGGCACTCACatcgaagaagaaatcgatTTTTATGACAATAATCCGCTAGGCATCACCGACCTCATTCGAACCGAGCCTTTCGGCAAGCAGGTCTTTTATCTCGCTTCAGTCCGCACCAAGTACGCAACGGAGTCGCAATACTTCACTTTGCATGGACTAAAGGATTACAAAGATCTTGTCTGGCTACTACACGACAGATCACCTACGGATCCTAAGCCTCCTCACCTCCAAACATTCCTGAACCACCTTGAAGCCGGTTCATAG
- the RRG9 gene encoding Rrg9p (hypothetical protein; null mutant lacks mitochondrial DNA and cannot grow on glycerol; the authentic, non-tagged protein is detected in highly purified mitochondria in high-throughput studies; GO_component: GO:0005739 - mitochondrion [Evidence IEA,IEA]; GO_component: GO:0005739 - mitochondrion [Evidence ISS] [PMID 10029995]; GO_component: GO:0005739 - mitochondrion [Evidence IDA] [PMID 16823961]; GO_function: GO:0003674 - molecular_function [Evidence ND]; GO_process: GO:0000002 - mitochondrial genome maintenance [Evidence IMP] [PMID 19751518]; GO_process: GO:0007005 - mitochondrion organization [Evidence IMP] [PMID 10029995]), translated as MFRFRSIASSLGCSKIIYRSQYLPIPKFGIRSASSQSEGREQIATTEPKGETTNSSSSQSLSSSTKKRLSVSNPPYQKSWDLPQISDTGSVIDKDLQRITTVANRVGALIDGRPKVPPNWRSDKTLEPWKRQMFALKEKLHNEGWKPKKRLSRAAMEGIRKLRDFEPTLTTRDIAKEFKVSPESIRRILKSKWRPTEEELVDISERWQKRGEKLRSLKLSSQPVLSSYSLKKSHQSRKLRRTTTNQKSSGDIGDEFF; from the coding sequence ATGTTTAGGTTCAGGTCAATAGCGAGTAGTCTTGGATGCTCAAAAATCATATACCGGTCACAGTACCTACCCATACCTAAATTTGGCATAAGGTCGGCCTCCTCCCAGTCAGAAGGCCGGGAGCAGATCGCAACAACCGAGCCAAAAGGCGAAACTACAaattcttcctcttctcaATCTCTTAGTTCATCGACCAAAAAGAGACTCTCTGTGTCTAATCCACCCTACCAGAAATCATGGGATCTTCCCCAAATATCTGATACTGGATCTGTCATTGACAAAGATTTGCAGCGAATTACAACCGTGGCTAACAGAGTTGGTGCCCTGATAGATGGCAGACCTAAAGTACCACCAAATTGGCGGTCGGATAAAACCCTCGAACCTTGGAAGAGGCAAATGTTTGCATTAAAAGAGAAACTGCATAATGAAGGCTGgaaacccaaaaaaagacTATCGAGAGCTGCAATGGAAGGCATCAGGAAATTACGGGACTTTGAACCCACTCTAACGACAAGAGACATAGCCAAAGAGTTCAAAGTATCACCAGAATCAATCAGACGAATATTAAAGAGTAAATGGCGGCccacagaagaagagctagTGGATATTAGTGAACGATGGCAGAAACGGGGAGAGAAGTTAAGATCACTCAAGCTGTCATCTCAGCCTGTATTGTCAAGTTATTCACTCAAAAAGTCTCATCAGAGCCGCAAACTACGTCGAACCacaacaaatcaaaagtcATCTGGTGATATAGGCGATGAATTCTTTTAG